The Maridesulfovibrio bastinii DSM 16055 sequence ATGAAGAACAGGAAATAAGTGAACGCATTTTTCCCAGAGCAAAAACAACTGAGGAAAACCAGATTATCCCAAGGCTGAAATGAATTGTCATTAAAAGCAGTGACTTTGTGAAAATATTTTCGCCGGGCAAAATAAACTGCGGCAGAAGGGCCAGATAAAAGACAGCAACTTTGGGGTTGAGGACATTTGTCAGGAAGCCTTCTTTAAAAGAAGATGTTCTGCTGGCCGGGGTCACAGTATTTAAACCGGCCTGAGCTTCTTCTATTGCGTCATGCTTGTTGAAGCCTTTTATCAGGGATTTTATGCCTAGCCAGATAATGTACAACGCCCCGGCAATTTTAACTATTTCAAAGGCTGTAGCCGATTTCATAAGTATCAGCGAAAGCCCGGTAGCCGAGGCAATGGCATGGACCAGCAGCCCAGAGTTGATCCCGGCAACAGTTGCAAGTCCTGCTGATGTTGATCTGGTGAGCGTGCTGTTGACTACCAGCATGGTGTCCGGACCGGGAGTAATTGTTAAAATTGCTGCAATCGGTATGAAAGAAAGCGTTAACGCATCCATCGGTCTGCCTCCGCAGTCATGTTGTCATCACCCTTAATAAAATTAGCCCAGATATGGTTCAAGCTCACTGACGGCTTCAAAGAGGAAGTGGTCAATCAGCTCGCAGAAGAGATGGCCTACTGCAATATGTATTTCCTGAATTACAGGTGTATCAGTACTTGGAATGCTTACAACATGATCACATAAGGGAAGCATTTCTCCGGTTTTCATACCGGTCATTCCTACTGTGATCATGTCTTTGCGGCGGGCTTCTTTCAATGCGGCAATTACATTCGGGCTGGAACCTGAAGTACTGATTCCTATAAGAACGTCACCTGCTGATCCAAGAGCCTGAATTTGTTTTTCAAAGATGGTATCAAACGAATAGTCATTACCGATTGCTGTGAGGATGGATGTGTCAGTGGTCAGGGCAATTCCCGGAAGAGCAGGTCTTTCGAGCTTGAAGCGGTTTACAAGTTCGGCAGCCAGATGCTGACAGTCCGCGGCACTGCCACCGTTGCCACAGAAAAATATTTTACCGCCTTTTGCAAGAGCTACAGCCAGAGATCTGGCAATATCAACGACCTGTTCAGAATTTGCTTCAAAAAATGCTTCACGGACTTCAACCCCGGAGCGGGCATGATCAAGAACTTTTTGCAGTGCGGTTTCCGACATTATGCTTCCTTTAATTACTTGATTTGTTCATTTTCAGCCTTGCAATCTGTTGCGGCTGTCGACAACCCATGTATATAAAAACCTCTCTGCTGGCAATAAGCGGAGGCTTCTATTGAGTTTGTTTGAGCAGGCTGTTTACCGGCAGATATCGTTTTGAATACATTTTATATTTACCATTTTCAGGAGTTTGAATTTGTCTGATTTTTTTAAAATTAATTACATCTGTCTGCTGTTTATTCTATTTTTGTCCGCATCTCCTGCTTTTGCAAATACTATGCAGGCAGCTGAAATGGATACCATGATAGGGCAGATGATCATGGTTGGATTCAGAGGAATGGAGATAGGTAATGATAGTCCGATTGCACAGGATATCGAATCTGCACACATAGGTGGGGTGATTCTGTTTAATAAAGACTGTCTTCTTGATTTCGGACCTAGAAATATTGAAAGTTCTGAACAGCTAAAAA is a genomic window containing:
- a CDS encoding LysE family translocator, producing the protein MDALTLSFIPIAAILTITPGPDTMLVVNSTLTRSTSAGLATVAGINSGLLVHAIASATGLSLILMKSATAFEIVKIAGALYIIWLGIKSLIKGFNKHDAIEEAQAGLNTVTPASRTSSFKEGFLTNVLNPKVAVFYLALLPQFILPGENIFTKSLLLMTIHFSLGIIWFSSVVFALGKMRSLISCSSFKKNLQKISGAVFIYLGFKMASEQV
- a CDS encoding D-sedoheptulose 7-phosphate isomerase, which codes for MSETALQKVLDHARSGVEVREAFFEANSEQVVDIARSLAVALAKGGKIFFCGNGGSAADCQHLAAELVNRFKLERPALPGIALTTDTSILTAIGNDYSFDTIFEKQIQALGSAGDVLIGISTSGSSPNVIAALKEARRKDMITVGMTGMKTGEMLPLCDHVVSIPSTDTPVIQEIHIAVGHLFCELIDHFLFEAVSELEPYLG